The Neofelis nebulosa isolate mNeoNeb1 chromosome 16, mNeoNeb1.pri, whole genome shotgun sequence genome includes a window with the following:
- the FMNL1 gene encoding formin-like protein 1 isoform X4: MGNAAGSAEQPAGPAAPSPKQPAAPKQPMPAARELEERFNRVLNCMNLPPDKVQLLSQYDNEKKWELICDQERFQVKNPPTAYIQKLKSYLETGGVGRKVAADWMSNLGFKRRVQESTQVLRELEISLRTNHIGWVEEFLNEENRGLDVLLEYLAFAQCSVTYDMESTDNGVPSSEKSKPLEQSVEDLSKGPPSALPPQPKSRHLTIKLTPAHSRKALRNSRIVSQKDDVHVCIMCLRAIMNYQSGFSLVMTHPACVNEIALSLNNKNPRTKALVLELLAAVCLVRGGHDIILAAFDNFKEVCGEQHRFEKLMEYFQKEDSNIDFMVACMQFINIVVHSVENMNFRVFLQYEFTHLGLDLYLERLRLTESDKLQVQIQAYLDNVFDVGALLEDTETKNAVLEHMEELQEQVAQLTERLRDAENESMAKIAELEKQLSQARKELETLRERFSESTPMGASRRPSEPEKVPTPVPARPSALELKVEELEEKGLIRILRGPGDAVSIEILPVAVATPSGSDALTPTPTPTPGVPTGSLSPGSDLPPAAEPEPVAGAAPPPPPPPLPGLPFQQEATPLAPPLASPLPGSSDPPPPPPPPPPPLPGDLPPPPPPPPLPSGTDGPVPPPPPPPPGGLSDAPEMGPGVKAKKPIQTKFRMPLLNWVALKPSQITGTVFTELNDEKVLQELDMSDFEEQFKTKSQGPSLDLSALKGKAAQKAPSKATLIEANRAKNLAITLRKGNLGADRICQAIETYDLQALGLDFLELLTRFLPTEYERSLIARFEREQRPMEELSEEDRFMLRFSRIPRLPERMATLTFLGNFPDTVQLLMPQLNAIIAASMSIKSSDKLRQILEIVLAFGNYMNSSKRGAAYGFRLQSLDVLLEMKSTDRKQTLLHYLVKVIAEKYPQLTGFHSDLHFLDKAGSVSLDSVLGDVRSLQRGLELTQREFVRQDNCTVLKEFLKTNSPIMDKLLADSKTAQEAYESVVEYFGENPKTTSPSMFFSLFSRFIKAYKKAEQEVEQWKKEAAAQEAGADAPGRGEVPASKSPPKARRQQMDLISELKRKQQKEPLIYESDRDGAIEDIITVLKTVPFTARTGKRTSRLLCEASLGEEIPL; encoded by the exons AACTGCATGAACTTGCCCCCGGACAAGGTGCAGCTGCTGAGCCAGTATGACAACGAGAAGAAGTGGGAGCTCATTTGTGACCAG GAGCGGTTTCAAGTCAAGAACCCTCCCACAGCCTATATCCAGAAGCTGAAGAGCTACCTGGAAACCGGTGGGGTCGGCCGAAAGGTAGCAGCGGACTGGATGTCTAACCTGGGG TTTAAGAGGCGAGTTCAGGAGTCCACGCAGGTGCTGCGGGAGCTGGAGATCTCCCTGAGGACAAACCACATTGG GTGGGTGGAAGAATTCCTCAACGAGGAGAACCGCGGCCTGGATGTGCTCCTCGAGTACCTGGCCTTTGCCCAGTGCTCCGTCAC GTATGACATGGAGAGCACAGACAACGGGGTCCCCAGCTCAGAGAAGAGCAAGCCCCTGGAGCAGTCGGTGGAAGATCTCAGCAAGGGTCCACCCTCGGCCTTGCCTCCTCAGCCCAAGAGTCGCCACCTGACCATCAA GCTGACCCCAGCCCACAGCAGGAAGGCTCTGCGGAATTCTCGCATTGTTAGCCAGAAGGATGACGTCCATGTCTGTATCATGTGCTTGCGTGCCATCATGAACTACCAG TCTGGCTTCAGCCTTGTCATGACCCACCCAGCCTGTGTCAATGAGATTGCTCTGAGCCTCAACAACAAGAACCCCAG aaCCAAGGCTCTGGTGCTGGAGCTGCTGGCGGCTGTGTGCCTGGTGCGAGGAGGACACGACATCATCCTTGCAGCCTTTGACAATTTCAAGGAG GTGTGTGGGGAGCAGCACCGCTTTGAGAAGCTAATGGAATATTTCCAGAAAGAGGACAGCAATATCGACTTCATG GTGGCCTGCATGCAATTCATCAACATCGTGGTACACTCTGTGGAGAACATGAACTTCCGTGTCTTCCTGCAATATGAGTTCACCCACCTGGGCTTGGACTTGTACTTGGAG AGGCTTCGGCTCACCGAGAGTGACAAGCTGCAGGTACAGATCCAAGCATACTTGGACAATGTTTTTGATGTGGGTGCGCTGCTGGAGGACACGGAGACCAAGAATGCTGTGCTGGAGCACATGGAGGAGCTGCAGGAGCAGGTGGCCCAG CTGACAGAAAGGCTTCGGGACGCGGAGAACGAATCCATGGCCAAGATTGCCGAGCTGGAAAAGCAGCTAAGCCAGGCTCGAAAGGAGCTGGAGACCCTGCGG GAGCGCTTCAGCGAGTCGACCCCCATGGGTGCCTCTAGGCGTCCTTCCGAGCCTGAGAAAGTGCCTACCCCCGTTCCTGCACGGCCTTCGGCCCTAGAGCTGAAGGTGGAGGAGCTGGAAGAGAAGGGGTTAATCCGTATCCTGCGGGGGCCCGGGGATGCTGTCTCCATCGAGATCCTCCCGGTTGCTGTGGCAACTCCAAGCGGTAGTGACGCTCTGACTCCGACTCCGACTCCCACTCCAGGAGTGCCTACCGGCTCACTCAGCCCAG GCTCAGATCTCCCACCTGCGGCAGAACCAGAGCCGGTTGCTGGAGCAGCACCCCCACCGCCACCGCCCCCACTGCCCGGCCTCCCCTTCCAGCAGGAAGCCACGCCTTTGGCGCCCCCTCTGGCCTCACCCCTCCCTGGCAGCTCAgatcccccgccccctcccccacccccacccccgccgctgCCGGGAGActtgccgcccccacccccaccgccaccgCTGCCTTCTGGCACAGATGGGCCGGTACCTCCGCCGCCCCCACCGCCTCCTGGAGGTCTCTCTGATGCCCCAGAGATGGGCCCAG GAGTAAAGGCCAAGAAACCCATACAGACCAAGTTCAGAATGCCACTCTTAAATTGGGTGGCCCTGAAACCCAGCCAGATCACAGGCACCGTCTTCACTGAGCTCAATGATGAGAAGGTGCTGCAG GAGCTAGACATGAGTGACTTTGAGGAGCAGTTCAAGACTAAGTCCCAAGGTCCCAGCCTAGACCTCAGTGCTCTCAAGGGTAAGGCAGCCCAGAAGGCCCCCAGCAAGGCCACCCTCATCGAGGCCAACCGGGCCAAGAACCTGGCCATCACCTTGCGCAAGGGCAACCTGGGGGCTGATCGCATCTGCCAGGCCATCGAGAC GTACGACCTACAAGCCCTTGGCCTGGACTTCCTGGAGTTGCTGACCCGCTTCCTGCCCACGGAGTATGAGCGTAGCCTCATTGCCCGCTTCGAGAGGGAGCAGCGACCCATGGAGGAGCTGTCGGAGGAGGATCGCTTCATGCTGCGCTTCAGCCGCATCCCGCGCCTGCCGGAGCGCATGGCCACGCTCACCTTCCTGGGCAACTTTCCGGATACTGTGCAGCTGCTCATGCCG CAACTGAATGCCATAATTgcagcctcaatgtccatcaagtCTTCTGACAAACTCCGGCAGATCCTGGAG aTTGTCCTCGCCTTTGGTAACTACATGAACAGCAGCAAGCGTGGAGCAGCCTACGGCTTCCGGCTCCAGAGTCTGGATGTG CTGCTGGAGATGAAGTCGACTGACCGCAAGCAGACGCTGCTGCACTACCTGGTGAAGGTCATTGCTGAGAAGTACCCACAGCTCACAGGCTTCCACAGCGACCTGCACTTCCTGGACAAGGCAGGCTCAG tgtCCCTGGACAGTGTCCTAGGGGACGTGCGCTCCCTACAGCGAGGCCTAGAGTTGACCCAGAGAGAGTTTGTGCGGCAGGACAACTGCACGGTGCTCAAGGAGTTCCTGAAGACTAACTCCCCCATCATGGATAAGCTGCTGGCAGACAGCAAGACTGCTCAG GAGGCCTACGAGTCTGTGGTGGAGTACTTCGGAGAGAACCCCAAGACCACATCCCCCTCCATGTTCTTTTCCCTCTTCAGCCGCTTCATCAAGGCCTACAAG AAAGCTGAGCAGGAGGTGGAACAGTGGAAGAAAGAAGCGGCAGCCCAGGAGGCGGGCGCTGACGCCCCAGGCAGAGGGGAAGTCCCAGCATCCAAG TCGCCACCCAAGGCCCGGCGGCAGCAGATGGACCTCATCTCTGAGCTGAAGCGGAAGCAGCAGAAGGAGCCACTTATCTATGAGAGTGACCGCGATGGGGCCATTGAAGATATCATCACAG TGCTCAAGACGGTGCCTTTCACGGCCCGCACCGGCAAGCGGACATCCAGGCTCCTCTGTGAGGCCAGCCTGGGAGAAGAGATTCCTCTCTAG
- the FMNL1 gene encoding formin-like protein 1 isoform X6 gives MGNAAGSAEQPAGPAAPSPKQPAAPKQPMPAARELEERFNRVLNCMNLPPDKVQLLSQYDNEKKWELICDQERFQVKNPPTAYIQKLKSYLETGGVGRKFKRRVQESTQVLRELEISLRTNHIGWVEEFLNEENRGLDVLLEYLAFAQCSVTYDMESTDNGVPSSEKSKPLEQSVEDLSKGPPSALPPQPKSRHLTIKCPPSPRLTPAHSRKALRNSRIVSQKDDVHVCIMCLRAIMNYQSGFSLVMTHPACVNEIALSLNNKNPRTKALVLELLAAVCLVRGGHDIILAAFDNFKEVCGEQHRFEKLMEYFQKEDSNIDFMVACMQFINIVVHSVENMNFRVFLQYEFTHLGLDLYLERLRLTESDKLQVQIQAYLDNVFDVGALLEDTETKNAVLEHMEELQEQVAQLTERLRDAENESMAKIAELEKQLSQARKELETLRERFSESTPMGASRRPSEPEKVPTPVPARPSALELKVEELEEKGLIRILRGPGDAVSIEILPVAVATPSGSDALTPTPTPTPGVPTGSLSPGSDLPPAAEPEPVAGAAPPPPPPPLPGLPFQQEATPLAPPLASPLPGSSDPPPPPPPPPPPLPGDLPPPPPPPPLPSGTDGPVPPPPPPPPGGLSDAPEMGPGVKAKKPIQTKFRMPLLNWVALKPSQITGTVFTELNDEKVLQELDMSDFEEQFKTKSQGPSLDLSALKGKAAQKAPSKATLIEANRAKNLAITLRKGNLGADRICQAIETYDLQALGLDFLELLTRFLPTEYERSLIARFEREQRPMEELSEEDRFMLRFSRIPRLPERMATLTFLGNFPDTVQLLMPQLNAIIAASMSIKSSDKLRQILEIVLAFGNYMNSSKRGAAYGFRLQSLDVLLEMKSTDRKQTLLHYLVKVIAEKYPQLTGFHSDLHFLDKAGSVSLDSVLGDVRSLQRGLELTQREFVRQDNCTVLKEFLKTNSPIMDKLLADSKTAQEAYESVVEYFGENPKTTSPSMFFSLFSRFIKAYKKAEQEVEQWKKEAAAQEAGADAPGRGEVPASKSPPKARRQQMDLISELKRKQQKEPLIYESDRDGAIEDIITVLKTVPFTARTGKRTSRLLCEASLGEEIPL, from the exons AACTGCATGAACTTGCCCCCGGACAAGGTGCAGCTGCTGAGCCAGTATGACAACGAGAAGAAGTGGGAGCTCATTTGTGACCAG GAGCGGTTTCAAGTCAAGAACCCTCCCACAGCCTATATCCAGAAGCTGAAGAGCTACCTGGAAACCGGTGGGGTCGGCCGAAAG TTTAAGAGGCGAGTTCAGGAGTCCACGCAGGTGCTGCGGGAGCTGGAGATCTCCCTGAGGACAAACCACATTGG GTGGGTGGAAGAATTCCTCAACGAGGAGAACCGCGGCCTGGATGTGCTCCTCGAGTACCTGGCCTTTGCCCAGTGCTCCGTCAC GTATGACATGGAGAGCACAGACAACGGGGTCCCCAGCTCAGAGAAGAGCAAGCCCCTGGAGCAGTCGGTGGAAGATCTCAGCAAGGGTCCACCCTCGGCCTTGCCTCCTCAGCCCAAGAGTCGCCACCTGACCATCAA gtgccccccttctCCCCG GCTGACCCCAGCCCACAGCAGGAAGGCTCTGCGGAATTCTCGCATTGTTAGCCAGAAGGATGACGTCCATGTCTGTATCATGTGCTTGCGTGCCATCATGAACTACCAG TCTGGCTTCAGCCTTGTCATGACCCACCCAGCCTGTGTCAATGAGATTGCTCTGAGCCTCAACAACAAGAACCCCAG aaCCAAGGCTCTGGTGCTGGAGCTGCTGGCGGCTGTGTGCCTGGTGCGAGGAGGACACGACATCATCCTTGCAGCCTTTGACAATTTCAAGGAG GTGTGTGGGGAGCAGCACCGCTTTGAGAAGCTAATGGAATATTTCCAGAAAGAGGACAGCAATATCGACTTCATG GTGGCCTGCATGCAATTCATCAACATCGTGGTACACTCTGTGGAGAACATGAACTTCCGTGTCTTCCTGCAATATGAGTTCACCCACCTGGGCTTGGACTTGTACTTGGAG AGGCTTCGGCTCACCGAGAGTGACAAGCTGCAGGTACAGATCCAAGCATACTTGGACAATGTTTTTGATGTGGGTGCGCTGCTGGAGGACACGGAGACCAAGAATGCTGTGCTGGAGCACATGGAGGAGCTGCAGGAGCAGGTGGCCCAG CTGACAGAAAGGCTTCGGGACGCGGAGAACGAATCCATGGCCAAGATTGCCGAGCTGGAAAAGCAGCTAAGCCAGGCTCGAAAGGAGCTGGAGACCCTGCGG GAGCGCTTCAGCGAGTCGACCCCCATGGGTGCCTCTAGGCGTCCTTCCGAGCCTGAGAAAGTGCCTACCCCCGTTCCTGCACGGCCTTCGGCCCTAGAGCTGAAGGTGGAGGAGCTGGAAGAGAAGGGGTTAATCCGTATCCTGCGGGGGCCCGGGGATGCTGTCTCCATCGAGATCCTCCCGGTTGCTGTGGCAACTCCAAGCGGTAGTGACGCTCTGACTCCGACTCCGACTCCCACTCCAGGAGTGCCTACCGGCTCACTCAGCCCAG GCTCAGATCTCCCACCTGCGGCAGAACCAGAGCCGGTTGCTGGAGCAGCACCCCCACCGCCACCGCCCCCACTGCCCGGCCTCCCCTTCCAGCAGGAAGCCACGCCTTTGGCGCCCCCTCTGGCCTCACCCCTCCCTGGCAGCTCAgatcccccgccccctcccccacccccacccccgccgctgCCGGGAGActtgccgcccccacccccaccgccaccgCTGCCTTCTGGCACAGATGGGCCGGTACCTCCGCCGCCCCCACCGCCTCCTGGAGGTCTCTCTGATGCCCCAGAGATGGGCCCAG GAGTAAAGGCCAAGAAACCCATACAGACCAAGTTCAGAATGCCACTCTTAAATTGGGTGGCCCTGAAACCCAGCCAGATCACAGGCACCGTCTTCACTGAGCTCAATGATGAGAAGGTGCTGCAG GAGCTAGACATGAGTGACTTTGAGGAGCAGTTCAAGACTAAGTCCCAAGGTCCCAGCCTAGACCTCAGTGCTCTCAAGGGTAAGGCAGCCCAGAAGGCCCCCAGCAAGGCCACCCTCATCGAGGCCAACCGGGCCAAGAACCTGGCCATCACCTTGCGCAAGGGCAACCTGGGGGCTGATCGCATCTGCCAGGCCATCGAGAC GTACGACCTACAAGCCCTTGGCCTGGACTTCCTGGAGTTGCTGACCCGCTTCCTGCCCACGGAGTATGAGCGTAGCCTCATTGCCCGCTTCGAGAGGGAGCAGCGACCCATGGAGGAGCTGTCGGAGGAGGATCGCTTCATGCTGCGCTTCAGCCGCATCCCGCGCCTGCCGGAGCGCATGGCCACGCTCACCTTCCTGGGCAACTTTCCGGATACTGTGCAGCTGCTCATGCCG CAACTGAATGCCATAATTgcagcctcaatgtccatcaagtCTTCTGACAAACTCCGGCAGATCCTGGAG aTTGTCCTCGCCTTTGGTAACTACATGAACAGCAGCAAGCGTGGAGCAGCCTACGGCTTCCGGCTCCAGAGTCTGGATGTG CTGCTGGAGATGAAGTCGACTGACCGCAAGCAGACGCTGCTGCACTACCTGGTGAAGGTCATTGCTGAGAAGTACCCACAGCTCACAGGCTTCCACAGCGACCTGCACTTCCTGGACAAGGCAGGCTCAG tgtCCCTGGACAGTGTCCTAGGGGACGTGCGCTCCCTACAGCGAGGCCTAGAGTTGACCCAGAGAGAGTTTGTGCGGCAGGACAACTGCACGGTGCTCAAGGAGTTCCTGAAGACTAACTCCCCCATCATGGATAAGCTGCTGGCAGACAGCAAGACTGCTCAG GAGGCCTACGAGTCTGTGGTGGAGTACTTCGGAGAGAACCCCAAGACCACATCCCCCTCCATGTTCTTTTCCCTCTTCAGCCGCTTCATCAAGGCCTACAAG AAAGCTGAGCAGGAGGTGGAACAGTGGAAGAAAGAAGCGGCAGCCCAGGAGGCGGGCGCTGACGCCCCAGGCAGAGGGGAAGTCCCAGCATCCAAG TCGCCACCCAAGGCCCGGCGGCAGCAGATGGACCTCATCTCTGAGCTGAAGCGGAAGCAGCAGAAGGAGCCACTTATCTATGAGAGTGACCGCGATGGGGCCATTGAAGATATCATCACAG TGCTCAAGACGGTGCCTTTCACGGCCCGCACCGGCAAGCGGACATCCAGGCTCCTCTGTGAGGCCAGCCTGGGAGAAGAGATTCCTCTCTAG
- the FMNL1 gene encoding formin-like protein 1 isoform X2, whose protein sequence is MGNAAGSAEQPAGPAAPSPKQPAAPKQPMPAARELEERFNRVLNCMNLPPDKVQLLSQYDNEKKWELICDQERFQVKNPPTAYIQKLKSYLETGGVGRKVAADWMSNLGFKRRVQESTQVLRELEISLRTNHIGWVEEFLNEENRGLDVLLEYLAFAQCSVTYDMESTDNGVPSSEKSKPLEQSVEDLSKGPPSALPPQPKSRHLTIKCPPSPRLTPAHSRKALRNSRIVSQKDDVHVCIMCLRAIMNYQSGFSLVMTHPACVNEIALSLNNKNPRTKALVLELLAAVCLVRGGHDIILAAFDNFKEVCGEQHRFEKLMEYFQKEDSNIDFMVACMQFINIVVHSVENMNFRVFLQYEFTHLGLDLYLERLRLTESDKLQVQIQAYLDNVFDVGALLEDTETKNAVLEHMEELQEQVAQLTERLRDAENESMAKIAELEKQLSQARKELETLRERFSESTPMGASRRPSEPEKVPTPVPARPSALELKVEELEEKGLIRILRGPGDAVSIEILPVAVATPSGSDALTPTPTPTPGVPTGSLSPGSDLPPAAEPEPVAGAAPPPPPPPLPGLPFQQEATPLAPPLASPLPGSSDPPPPPPPPPPPLPGDLPPPPPPPPLPSGTDGPVPPPPPPPPGGLSDAPEMGPGVKAKKPIQTKFRMPLLNWVALKPSQITGTVFTELNDEKVLQELDMSDFEEQFKTKSQGPSLDLSALKGKAAQKAPSKATLIEANRAKNLAITLRKGNLGADRICQAIETYDLQALGLDFLELLTRFLPTEYERSLIARFEREQRPMEELSEEDRFMLRFSRIPRLPERMATLTFLGNFPDTVQLLMPQLNAIIAASMSIKSSDKLRQILEIVLAFGNYMNSSKRGAAYGFRLQSLDVLLEMKSTDRKQTLLHYLVKVIAEKYPQLTGFHSDLHFLDKAGSVSLDSVLGDVRSLQRGLELTQREFVRQDNCTVLKEFLKTNSPIMDKLLADSKTAQEAYESVVEYFGENPKTTSPSMFFSLFSRFIKAYKKAEQEVEQWKKEAAAQEAGADAPGRGEVPASKSPPKARRQQMDLISELKRKQQKEPLIYESDRDGAIEDIITVLKTVPFTARTGKRTSRLLCEASLGEEIPL, encoded by the exons AACTGCATGAACTTGCCCCCGGACAAGGTGCAGCTGCTGAGCCAGTATGACAACGAGAAGAAGTGGGAGCTCATTTGTGACCAG GAGCGGTTTCAAGTCAAGAACCCTCCCACAGCCTATATCCAGAAGCTGAAGAGCTACCTGGAAACCGGTGGGGTCGGCCGAAAGGTAGCAGCGGACTGGATGTCTAACCTGGGG TTTAAGAGGCGAGTTCAGGAGTCCACGCAGGTGCTGCGGGAGCTGGAGATCTCCCTGAGGACAAACCACATTGG GTGGGTGGAAGAATTCCTCAACGAGGAGAACCGCGGCCTGGATGTGCTCCTCGAGTACCTGGCCTTTGCCCAGTGCTCCGTCAC GTATGACATGGAGAGCACAGACAACGGGGTCCCCAGCTCAGAGAAGAGCAAGCCCCTGGAGCAGTCGGTGGAAGATCTCAGCAAGGGTCCACCCTCGGCCTTGCCTCCTCAGCCCAAGAGTCGCCACCTGACCATCAA gtgccccccttctCCCCG GCTGACCCCAGCCCACAGCAGGAAGGCTCTGCGGAATTCTCGCATTGTTAGCCAGAAGGATGACGTCCATGTCTGTATCATGTGCTTGCGTGCCATCATGAACTACCAG TCTGGCTTCAGCCTTGTCATGACCCACCCAGCCTGTGTCAATGAGATTGCTCTGAGCCTCAACAACAAGAACCCCAG aaCCAAGGCTCTGGTGCTGGAGCTGCTGGCGGCTGTGTGCCTGGTGCGAGGAGGACACGACATCATCCTTGCAGCCTTTGACAATTTCAAGGAG GTGTGTGGGGAGCAGCACCGCTTTGAGAAGCTAATGGAATATTTCCAGAAAGAGGACAGCAATATCGACTTCATG GTGGCCTGCATGCAATTCATCAACATCGTGGTACACTCTGTGGAGAACATGAACTTCCGTGTCTTCCTGCAATATGAGTTCACCCACCTGGGCTTGGACTTGTACTTGGAG AGGCTTCGGCTCACCGAGAGTGACAAGCTGCAGGTACAGATCCAAGCATACTTGGACAATGTTTTTGATGTGGGTGCGCTGCTGGAGGACACGGAGACCAAGAATGCTGTGCTGGAGCACATGGAGGAGCTGCAGGAGCAGGTGGCCCAG CTGACAGAAAGGCTTCGGGACGCGGAGAACGAATCCATGGCCAAGATTGCCGAGCTGGAAAAGCAGCTAAGCCAGGCTCGAAAGGAGCTGGAGACCCTGCGG GAGCGCTTCAGCGAGTCGACCCCCATGGGTGCCTCTAGGCGTCCTTCCGAGCCTGAGAAAGTGCCTACCCCCGTTCCTGCACGGCCTTCGGCCCTAGAGCTGAAGGTGGAGGAGCTGGAAGAGAAGGGGTTAATCCGTATCCTGCGGGGGCCCGGGGATGCTGTCTCCATCGAGATCCTCCCGGTTGCTGTGGCAACTCCAAGCGGTAGTGACGCTCTGACTCCGACTCCGACTCCCACTCCAGGAGTGCCTACCGGCTCACTCAGCCCAG GCTCAGATCTCCCACCTGCGGCAGAACCAGAGCCGGTTGCTGGAGCAGCACCCCCACCGCCACCGCCCCCACTGCCCGGCCTCCCCTTCCAGCAGGAAGCCACGCCTTTGGCGCCCCCTCTGGCCTCACCCCTCCCTGGCAGCTCAgatcccccgccccctcccccacccccacccccgccgctgCCGGGAGActtgccgcccccacccccaccgccaccgCTGCCTTCTGGCACAGATGGGCCGGTACCTCCGCCGCCCCCACCGCCTCCTGGAGGTCTCTCTGATGCCCCAGAGATGGGCCCAG GAGTAAAGGCCAAGAAACCCATACAGACCAAGTTCAGAATGCCACTCTTAAATTGGGTGGCCCTGAAACCCAGCCAGATCACAGGCACCGTCTTCACTGAGCTCAATGATGAGAAGGTGCTGCAG GAGCTAGACATGAGTGACTTTGAGGAGCAGTTCAAGACTAAGTCCCAAGGTCCCAGCCTAGACCTCAGTGCTCTCAAGGGTAAGGCAGCCCAGAAGGCCCCCAGCAAGGCCACCCTCATCGAGGCCAACCGGGCCAAGAACCTGGCCATCACCTTGCGCAAGGGCAACCTGGGGGCTGATCGCATCTGCCAGGCCATCGAGAC GTACGACCTACAAGCCCTTGGCCTGGACTTCCTGGAGTTGCTGACCCGCTTCCTGCCCACGGAGTATGAGCGTAGCCTCATTGCCCGCTTCGAGAGGGAGCAGCGACCCATGGAGGAGCTGTCGGAGGAGGATCGCTTCATGCTGCGCTTCAGCCGCATCCCGCGCCTGCCGGAGCGCATGGCCACGCTCACCTTCCTGGGCAACTTTCCGGATACTGTGCAGCTGCTCATGCCG CAACTGAATGCCATAATTgcagcctcaatgtccatcaagtCTTCTGACAAACTCCGGCAGATCCTGGAG aTTGTCCTCGCCTTTGGTAACTACATGAACAGCAGCAAGCGTGGAGCAGCCTACGGCTTCCGGCTCCAGAGTCTGGATGTG CTGCTGGAGATGAAGTCGACTGACCGCAAGCAGACGCTGCTGCACTACCTGGTGAAGGTCATTGCTGAGAAGTACCCACAGCTCACAGGCTTCCACAGCGACCTGCACTTCCTGGACAAGGCAGGCTCAG tgtCCCTGGACAGTGTCCTAGGGGACGTGCGCTCCCTACAGCGAGGCCTAGAGTTGACCCAGAGAGAGTTTGTGCGGCAGGACAACTGCACGGTGCTCAAGGAGTTCCTGAAGACTAACTCCCCCATCATGGATAAGCTGCTGGCAGACAGCAAGACTGCTCAG GAGGCCTACGAGTCTGTGGTGGAGTACTTCGGAGAGAACCCCAAGACCACATCCCCCTCCATGTTCTTTTCCCTCTTCAGCCGCTTCATCAAGGCCTACAAG AAAGCTGAGCAGGAGGTGGAACAGTGGAAGAAAGAAGCGGCAGCCCAGGAGGCGGGCGCTGACGCCCCAGGCAGAGGGGAAGTCCCAGCATCCAAG TCGCCACCCAAGGCCCGGCGGCAGCAGATGGACCTCATCTCTGAGCTGAAGCGGAAGCAGCAGAAGGAGCCACTTATCTATGAGAGTGACCGCGATGGGGCCATTGAAGATATCATCACAG TGCTCAAGACGGTGCCTTTCACGGCCCGCACCGGCAAGCGGACATCCAGGCTCCTCTGTGAGGCCAGCCTGGGAGAAGAGATTCCTCTCTAG